From a region of the Corallococcus coralloides DSM 2259 genome:
- a CDS encoding UPF0489 family protein: protein MNSKNDDALRHLRLAGVVRLGLGGGRGPTDAYVFDPHRLALPAWACALGDAGPPALLVTLDRHLDIVVPERPADMPDRSAGLRALDEHARWRLDVRNYDHILAAMEANLVGDALIIARTRPRGSFAGDTYVDTRGRSHRIVTATTVDRAAEAYLHPGPTDAVCDVLEAASAVLLDVDLDCFTSLSDADPTTVLPWPKAVIREFLLPPDSEPFWDAVLGKAVALTLAREPHHCGGLLASGELFRDVAEVLFRELLRVEPP, encoded by the coding sequence ATGAATTCGAAAAATGACGACGCCCTGCGCCATCTGCGCCTCGCGGGCGTGGTGCGGCTGGGCCTGGGCGGAGGCCGCGGCCCGACGGATGCCTACGTGTTCGACCCGCACCGGCTCGCGCTGCCCGCATGGGCGTGTGCCCTGGGCGACGCGGGCCCCCCTGCCCTGCTCGTCACGCTGGACCGGCACCTGGACATCGTGGTGCCGGAGCGCCCCGCGGACATGCCGGACCGCTCCGCCGGTCTGCGCGCGCTGGACGAGCACGCGCGGTGGCGCCTGGACGTGCGCAACTACGACCACATCCTGGCGGCGATGGAGGCGAACCTCGTGGGCGACGCGTTGATCATCGCGCGCACCCGGCCCCGGGGCTCCTTCGCCGGGGACACCTACGTGGACACGCGCGGCCGCTCGCACCGCATCGTGACGGCGACGACCGTGGACCGCGCGGCGGAGGCGTACCTGCACCCCGGCCCCACGGACGCGGTGTGCGACGTGCTGGAGGCCGCGTCCGCCGTGCTGCTGGACGTGGACCTGGACTGCTTCACCAGCCTGAGCGACGCGGACCCCACCACCGTGCTGCCGTGGCCGAAGGCCGTCATCCGCGAGTTCCTCCTGCCGCCCGACTCGGAGCCCTTCTGGGACGCGGTGCTGGGCAAGGCGGTGGCGCTGACGCTCGCGCGCGAGCCCCACCACTGCGGCGGGCTGCTCGCGTCCGGAGAGCTGTTCCGCGACGTGGCGGAGGTCCTCTTCCGCGAGCTGCTGCGCGTCGAGCCGCCCTGA
- a CDS encoding S9 family peptidase, whose translation MRQVLTAAALLLMSSAPSIAQERKPSAMAPSQKQPDTFLRQYAETRRFQSGRPVGTRITPDEKSVLFLRTSPTSNVQMLYAFDVAGGQARELLTPEALLKGAEETLSPEEKARRERMRVSARGFTSYSLSEDGTQLLVPLSGRLYVVDRATGKSTELKTGPGVIDPRLSPDGKQVAYVREHDVYRVDLAANQEKRVTQGGTAQKTHGLAEFVAQEEMSRFSGYWWSPDSKSIAYTESDTADVEKLTIVDVMHPEKGGEIFPYPRPGKANAKVRLGVTPAAGGKTVWAQWDAQKYPYLATVKWDKGGPLTIVVQNRLQTEEQVLAVDPATGKTRVLLTEKDNAWVELAQDYPLWLEDGSGFLWYTERNGGPEVELRKASGELDRSVVKPDAGYRNLSRFVQADKTLFFTGDPNPTQSHLWRVKLGGAPEQVATGTSGPAVENGLVSKNGGLVVLNTQGPKAMPRTVVLKGDGTKLGELPEVAQEPSFTPNFEIRQVGPKKFWTSLVKPRDFKPGQKLPVIVEVYAGPTVTVVHQSMAAHLLSQWFADHGFLVVKVDGRGTPLRTAEWNRAVKHDFATITLDDQIEAVQALAKEVPEMDLSRVGITGWSFGGYMAALAALKRPDFFKAAVSGAPVVDWRDYDTHYTERYLGLPEETPQAYEVSSLLTYAKKDSPIGALLLIHGTADDNVYFFHTLKLSDALFRAGKPHQLLPLSGLTHMVPDPLITERQYERVISHFEQNLKK comes from the coding sequence ATGCGTCAGGTTCTTACCGCCGCCGCGCTTCTCCTCATGAGCAGCGCACCCTCCATCGCCCAGGAGCGCAAACCCTCCGCCATGGCCCCTTCGCAAAAGCAGCCGGACACCTTCCTGCGCCAGTACGCCGAAACGCGCCGCTTCCAGAGCGGGCGCCCGGTGGGCACGCGCATCACCCCGGACGAGAAGTCCGTCCTCTTCCTGCGCACCTCCCCCACGTCCAACGTGCAGATGCTCTACGCGTTCGACGTGGCCGGCGGCCAGGCGCGTGAGCTGCTCACGCCCGAAGCCCTGCTCAAGGGCGCGGAGGAGACGCTGTCCCCCGAGGAGAAGGCCCGCCGCGAGCGCATGCGCGTGAGCGCCCGGGGCTTCACCTCCTACAGCCTCTCCGAGGACGGCACCCAGCTGCTGGTGCCCCTCTCCGGCCGGCTCTACGTGGTGGACCGGGCGACGGGGAAGTCCACGGAGCTGAAGACGGGCCCTGGTGTCATCGACCCGCGCCTGTCGCCGGATGGCAAGCAGGTGGCGTACGTGCGTGAGCATGACGTGTACCGGGTGGACCTGGCCGCCAACCAGGAGAAGCGCGTCACGCAGGGCGGCACCGCGCAGAAGACGCACGGCCTGGCGGAGTTCGTGGCGCAGGAGGAGATGAGCCGCTTTTCCGGCTACTGGTGGAGCCCGGACTCGAAGTCCATCGCGTACACGGAGTCCGACACGGCCGACGTGGAGAAGCTCACCATCGTGGACGTGATGCACCCGGAGAAGGGCGGGGAGATCTTCCCGTACCCGCGTCCCGGCAAGGCGAACGCGAAGGTGCGCCTGGGCGTCACGCCCGCCGCGGGCGGCAAGACGGTGTGGGCGCAGTGGGACGCGCAGAAGTACCCGTACCTGGCCACGGTGAAGTGGGACAAGGGCGGGCCGCTCACGATCGTCGTGCAGAACCGCCTCCAGACGGAGGAGCAGGTGCTGGCGGTGGACCCCGCCACGGGCAAGACGCGCGTGCTCCTCACGGAGAAGGACAACGCCTGGGTGGAGCTGGCCCAGGACTACCCGCTGTGGCTGGAGGATGGCTCCGGCTTCCTCTGGTACACCGAGCGCAACGGCGGCCCGGAGGTGGAGCTGCGCAAGGCGAGCGGCGAGCTGGACCGCTCCGTGGTGAAGCCGGACGCGGGCTACCGCAACCTGTCGCGCTTCGTGCAGGCGGACAAGACGCTCTTCTTCACCGGCGACCCGAACCCCACGCAGAGCCACCTGTGGCGCGTGAAGCTCGGCGGCGCTCCGGAGCAGGTGGCCACGGGCACCAGCGGCCCGGCCGTGGAGAACGGGCTCGTGTCCAAGAACGGCGGCCTGGTCGTCCTCAACACGCAGGGCCCCAAGGCCATGCCGCGCACCGTGGTGCTCAAGGGCGACGGCACGAAGCTGGGCGAGCTGCCGGAGGTGGCGCAGGAGCCGTCCTTCACGCCGAACTTCGAGATCCGCCAGGTGGGCCCCAAGAAGTTCTGGACCTCGCTGGTGAAGCCGCGCGACTTCAAGCCCGGCCAGAAGCTGCCCGTCATCGTGGAGGTCTACGCGGGTCCCACCGTCACGGTGGTGCACCAGTCCATGGCCGCGCACCTGCTCAGCCAGTGGTTCGCGGACCACGGCTTCCTGGTGGTGAAGGTGGACGGACGCGGCACGCCGCTGCGCACCGCGGAATGGAACCGCGCGGTGAAGCACGACTTCGCCACCATCACCCTGGATGACCAGATTGAAGCGGTGCAGGCGCTGGCGAAGGAAGTGCCGGAGATGGACCTCTCCCGCGTGGGCATCACCGGCTGGAGCTTCGGTGGCTACATGGCGGCGCTGGCCGCGCTGAAGCGCCCGGACTTCTTCAAGGCCGCGGTGTCCGGCGCCCCGGTGGTGGACTGGCGCGACTACGACACGCACTACACCGAGCGCTACCTGGGCCTGCCCGAGGAGACGCCCCAGGCCTACGAGGTCAGCAGCCTGCTGACGTACGCGAAGAAGGACAGCCCCATTGGCGCCCTGCTGCTCATCCACGGCACCGCGGATGACAACGTGTACTTCTTCCACACGCTGAAGCTGTCGGACGCGCTGTTCCGCGCGGGCAAGCCGCACCAGCTGCTGCCCCTGTCCGGCCTCACGCACATGGTCCCGGATCCGCTCATCACCGAGCGCCAGTACGAGCGCGTCATCTCCCACTTCGAGCAGAACCTGAAGAAGTAG
- the odhB gene encoding 2-oxoglutarate dehydrogenase complex dihydrolipoyllysine-residue succinyltransferase produces the protein MAVELKVPPLGESITEAVVGKWNKKQGESVSADEPLVVLETDKVTIDVPAPAAGSVASIAFKEGDKVRVGDVLGTIEAGAGAAASPAVAAATPAPAQAAAPVAAPAQAASDTRITPTARKMAEENRVDVGQLKGSGTGGRIMKEDVQGQLNRPSAPPAPAAPSGPRPNAAREERVRMTPLRKRVAERLIQAQSTAAMLTTFNEVDMGEVMALRKKYNDKFQAKHGVKLGFMSFFIRASVEALKAFPQINAEIDGEDVIFKHYYDIGVAVSGSRGLVVPVVRDADKLSLADLEKTVGDYGGRARNDKLTMADLTGGTFTITNGGIFGSMLSTPILNPPQTGILGMHNIVERPVARDGQVVIRPIMYIALTYDHRLVDGREAVQFLVRVKECIEDPERLLLDI, from the coding sequence ATGGCCGTTGAACTGAAAGTCCCCCCGCTCGGCGAATCCATCACCGAGGCCGTCGTCGGCAAGTGGAACAAGAAGCAGGGTGAGTCTGTCTCCGCGGACGAGCCGCTCGTCGTGCTGGAGACCGACAAGGTCACCATCGACGTGCCGGCGCCCGCCGCGGGCAGCGTCGCGTCCATCGCCTTCAAGGAGGGCGACAAGGTCCGCGTGGGCGACGTGCTGGGCACCATCGAGGCCGGTGCCGGCGCCGCCGCCTCTCCCGCCGTGGCCGCCGCCACGCCCGCGCCCGCCCAGGCCGCGGCGCCCGTGGCGGCTCCGGCTCAGGCCGCCAGCGACACGCGCATCACCCCCACCGCCAGGAAGATGGCGGAGGAGAACCGGGTGGACGTGGGCCAGCTGAAGGGCTCCGGCACCGGTGGCCGCATCATGAAGGAGGACGTGCAGGGTCAGCTGAACCGCCCGTCCGCGCCTCCGGCCCCGGCCGCTCCGTCCGGTCCCCGCCCCAACGCCGCGCGCGAGGAGCGCGTGCGCATGACGCCGCTGCGCAAGCGCGTGGCCGAGCGCCTCATCCAGGCGCAGTCCACCGCCGCCATGCTCACCACCTTCAACGAGGTGGACATGGGCGAGGTGATGGCGCTCCGCAAGAAGTACAACGACAAGTTCCAGGCGAAGCACGGGGTGAAGCTCGGGTTCATGAGCTTCTTCATCCGCGCGTCCGTGGAGGCCCTCAAGGCGTTCCCGCAGATCAACGCGGAGATCGACGGCGAGGACGTCATCTTCAAGCACTACTACGACATCGGCGTGGCCGTGAGCGGCAGCCGTGGCCTGGTGGTGCCGGTGGTGCGTGACGCGGACAAGCTGTCGCTCGCGGACCTGGAGAAGACGGTCGGTGACTACGGCGGCCGTGCGCGCAACGACAAGCTGACGATGGCCGACCTCACGGGCGGCACGTTCACCATCACCAACGGCGGCATCTTCGGCTCCATGCTGTCCACGCCCATCCTGAACCCGCCGCAGACGGGCATCCTGGGCATGCACAACATCGTGGAGCGCCCCGTGGCCCGCGACGGCCAGGTGGTCATCCGGCCCATCATGTACATCGCCCTCACGTACGACCACCGCCTGGTGGACGGCCGCGAGGCGGTGCAGTTCCTGGTGCGCGTGAAGGAGTGCATCGAGGACCCCGAGCGCCTGCTGCTCGACATCTGA
- a CDS encoding 2-oxoglutarate dehydrogenase E1 component yields the protein MANFQDSFLSGGNIDFIEGLYARFLEDPGSVDASWREVFERNDGTGRPIFNTKLLEAPTPAAPEGKGKGKANGAAVQAAAAAPQAPAAPAQDIGLQSKVDQAITAFRLRGHLRAKLDPLARPRPQLGHVADVALMDENHFTPKELEQAVECNNVFPQQRVRLADLVTRLRRTYSDHIGVEFMQMLDSERRRWLMKRMEHSDNRTPFSVEEQRHILTKLSYAEGFENFLHTKYVGAKRFSLDGGEALIPMLDALLEVGSGMGLKELVIGMAHRGRLNVLTNILGKKPDQIFSEFDGPKDPKAYLGRGDVKYHMGFSSDHATRSGKNVHLSLAFNPSHLECVGPVVEGRVRAKQDRGGDTERTQVMPLLIHGDAAFIGQGITSETLNFSGLKGYTTGGTVHIVINNQVGFTTDPSDSRTSIYSTAIAQMLDIPVFHVNGDDPEACVHAARLAAEYRQTFKSDVVIDLICYRRYGHNEGDDPSFTQPAMYDLIRKHPPVRALYAKALAEAGRISAEDSDAIKQRCFQDFDAALTRARQESQFKEPNALEGLWQPYKGGLLKNAPQASTAVAKATLRDALQKLATAPEGFNVHRDVERTVLKKRQGMLESEELQWSEGESLAYATLLSEGYGIRLSGQDSERGTFSHRHAVLHDTQTGEEFTPLRQFATGKATFNVYNSPLSEMGVLGFDYGYSLDVPDGLTLWEAQFGDFANGAQIIIDQFIAAAESKWRRLSGITLLLPHGYEGQGPEHSSARLERFLDLCAEDNLQVCYPTTPAQIFHLLRRQVLRPVRKPLVIMSPKSLLRRPEATSRMDDLATGAFQEVIPDAKADAAKVKRLLLCSGKVYYDLAKARDERKDDSIAIVRVEQLYPFPQDELANLVAKLPALQELYWVQEEPRNAGAWHFMFPRLHDLLSGRSQQQTVKLGYIGRAEAASPATGFTKTHDYEQQLIIEEAILRGPQNGR from the coding sequence ATGGCGAATTTCCAGGACAGTTTCCTCTCTGGTGGAAACATCGACTTCATCGAGGGGCTCTACGCGCGCTTCCTCGAGGATCCGGGCAGCGTGGACGCGAGCTGGCGCGAGGTGTTCGAGCGCAACGACGGCACGGGCCGCCCCATCTTCAACACGAAGCTTCTGGAGGCCCCGACACCCGCCGCACCGGAGGGCAAGGGCAAGGGCAAGGCGAACGGCGCCGCCGTGCAGGCCGCCGCCGCCGCGCCCCAGGCTCCGGCCGCTCCGGCGCAGGACATCGGGCTGCAGTCGAAGGTGGATCAGGCCATCACCGCCTTCCGCCTGCGCGGCCACCTGCGCGCGAAGCTGGATCCGCTGGCGCGTCCGCGCCCGCAGCTGGGCCACGTGGCGGACGTGGCGCTGATGGATGAGAACCACTTCACCCCCAAGGAGCTGGAGCAGGCGGTGGAGTGCAACAACGTCTTCCCGCAGCAGCGCGTGCGCCTGGCGGACCTGGTCACGCGGCTGCGCCGCACGTACTCCGACCACATCGGCGTCGAGTTCATGCAGATGCTCGACAGCGAGCGGCGCCGCTGGCTCATGAAGCGCATGGAGCACAGCGACAACCGCACGCCGTTCTCCGTGGAGGAGCAGCGGCACATCCTCACGAAGCTGTCGTACGCGGAGGGCTTCGAGAACTTCCTGCACACGAAGTACGTGGGCGCCAAGCGCTTCAGCCTGGATGGCGGCGAGGCGCTCATCCCCATGCTGGACGCGCTCCTGGAAGTGGGCAGCGGCATGGGCCTGAAGGAGCTGGTCATCGGCATGGCCCACCGCGGCCGCCTCAACGTGCTGACCAACATCCTGGGCAAGAAGCCGGATCAGATCTTCAGCGAGTTCGACGGCCCCAAGGACCCCAAGGCGTACCTGGGCCGCGGCGACGTGAAGTACCACATGGGCTTCTCGTCGGACCACGCCACGCGCTCCGGCAAGAACGTGCACCTGTCGCTGGCCTTCAACCCCAGCCACCTGGAGTGCGTGGGCCCCGTGGTGGAGGGCCGCGTGCGCGCCAAGCAGGACCGCGGCGGGGACACCGAGCGCACGCAGGTGATGCCGCTGCTCATCCACGGCGACGCGGCCTTCATCGGCCAGGGCATCACGTCGGAGACGCTCAACTTCTCCGGCCTCAAGGGCTACACCACGGGCGGCACGGTCCACATCGTCATCAACAACCAGGTGGGCTTCACCACCGACCCGTCCGACTCGCGCACCAGCATCTACTCCACCGCCATCGCGCAGATGCTGGACATCCCGGTGTTCCACGTGAACGGGGATGATCCGGAGGCGTGCGTCCACGCGGCGCGCCTGGCGGCCGAGTACCGCCAGACGTTCAAGAGCGACGTGGTCATCGACCTCATCTGCTACCGCCGCTACGGCCACAACGAGGGCGACGACCCGTCCTTCACCCAGCCGGCGATGTACGACCTCATCCGCAAGCACCCGCCGGTGCGCGCGCTGTACGCGAAGGCGCTGGCGGAAGCGGGCCGCATCAGCGCGGAGGACTCGGACGCCATCAAGCAGCGCTGCTTCCAGGACTTCGACGCGGCGCTCACCCGCGCCCGCCAGGAGAGCCAGTTCAAGGAGCCCAACGCGCTGGAGGGCCTGTGGCAACCCTACAAGGGCGGCCTGCTGAAGAACGCGCCCCAGGCGTCCACGGCGGTGGCCAAGGCCACGCTGCGGGACGCGCTCCAGAAGCTGGCCACGGCGCCGGAGGGCTTCAACGTCCACCGCGACGTGGAGCGCACGGTGCTCAAGAAGCGCCAGGGCATGCTGGAGAGTGAAGAGCTCCAGTGGAGCGAGGGCGAGTCGCTGGCGTACGCGACGCTGCTGTCGGAGGGCTACGGCATCCGCCTGTCCGGCCAGGACAGCGAGCGCGGCACCTTCAGCCACCGCCACGCGGTGCTGCACGACACGCAGACGGGCGAGGAGTTCACGCCCCTGCGCCAGTTCGCCACCGGCAAGGCGACCTTCAACGTCTACAACAGCCCGCTGTCGGAGATGGGCGTGCTGGGCTTCGACTACGGCTACAGCCTGGACGTGCCGGACGGCCTCACCCTGTGGGAGGCGCAGTTCGGTGACTTCGCCAACGGCGCGCAGATCATCATCGACCAGTTCATCGCCGCGGCGGAGAGCAAGTGGCGCCGGCTGTCCGGCATCACGCTGCTCTTGCCGCACGGCTACGAAGGCCAGGGCCCGGAGCACTCCAGCGCGCGCCTGGAGCGCTTCCTGGACCTGTGCGCCGAGGACAACCTCCAGGTCTGCTACCCCACCACGCCCGCGCAGATCTTCCACCTGCTGCGCCGCCAGGTGCTGCGCCCCGTGCGCAAGCCGCTGGTCATCATGTCGCCCAAGAGCCTGCTGCGCCGTCCGGAGGCCACCAGCCGCATGGACGACCTGGCCACGGGCGCGTTCCAGGAAGTGATTCCGGACGCGAAGGCGGACGCCGCGAAGGTGAAGCGGCTGCTCTTGTGCAGCGGCAAGGTCTACTACGACCTGGCCAAGGCCCGGGACGAGCGCAAGGACGACTCCATCGCCATCGTGCGGGTGGAGCAGCTCTACCCGTTCCCGCAGGACGAGCTGGCGAACCTGGTGGCGAAGCTGCCGGCGCTCCAGGAGCTGTACTGGGTGCAGGAGGAGCCGCGCAACGCGGGCGCCTGGCACTTCATGTTCCCCCGCCTGCACGACCTCCTCTCCGGCCGTTCGCAGCAGCAGACGGTGAAGCTGGGCTACATCGGGCGCGCCGAGGCCGCCAGCCCCGCCACCGGTTTCACGAAGACGCACGACTACGAGCAGCAGCTCATCATCGAAGAAGCCATCCTCCGAGGACCCCAGAATGGCCGTTGA
- a CDS encoding cold-shock protein: MATGTVKWFNDAKGFGFITQDGGGEDVFCHHTAINMDGFRTLAEGQKVEFEVTKGPKGLQAQNVRAA; this comes from the coding sequence ATGGCAACTGGTACCGTGAAGTGGTTCAACGACGCGAAGGGCTTCGGCTTCATCACCCAGGACGGCGGCGGCGAGGACGTGTTCTGCCACCACACCGCCATCAACATGGATGGGTTCCGCACCCTGGCCGAGGGCCAGAAGGTGGAGTTCGAAGTCACCAAGGGCCCGAAGGGCCTGCAGGCGCAGAACGTCCGCGCGGCGTGA
- a CDS encoding S9 family peptidase: MRPFVTVALLLLGLPVLAQEPSSFLRQYAETGRFMNGRPVNARITPDEKSVLFLRSSPTSNVRMLYAFDVASGQTRELLTPDALLQGAEETLSPEEKARRERMRMSARGFTSYSLSEDGTRLLVPLSGRLYVVDRATGKSTELKTGPGVIDPRLSPDGRQVAYVREHDVYRVDLAANQEKRVTQGGTAQKTHGLAEFVAQEEMSRFSGYWWSPDAKSIAYAESDTSEVEKLTVVDVMHPEQPGASFPYPRAGKANAKVRLGITPVTGGKTVWAQWDAQKYPYLATVKWDKGGPLTLLVQNRHQTEEQLLAVDTATGKTRVLLTEKDAAWIDLHQEFPLWLEDGSGFLWYTDRNGASEVELRKANGELDRSVVKPGAGFRSLTHYVQADRTLFFTGDPNPTESHLWRVKLGEAPRRVATGTRGPALEYGLVSKNGGLVVLSRQSPKTLPRTLVLKGDGMMVGELPSVAQEPPFTPDFEVRQVGSRKFWTSLVKPRDFKPGQKLPVIVDIYGGPIVTVVHQSMSLHLLDQWMADQGFLVVKVDGRGTPLRTAEWNRAVKHDFATITLDDQIEAVQALAKEVPEMDLSRVGIFGWSFGGYMAALAVMKRPDFFKAGVAGAPVTDWRDYDTHATERCLGLPEENPQAYEVSSLLTYAKKEGPIGALLVIHGTADDNVYFFHALKLSDALFRAGKPHQLLPLSGLTHMVADPLVTERQYERVISHFQQNLK, from the coding sequence ATGCGTCCATTCGTCACCGTCGCGCTGCTCCTCCTGGGACTGCCCGTCCTGGCCCAGGAGCCTTCGTCCTTCCTGCGCCAGTACGCCGAAACGGGCCGGTTCATGAACGGGAGGCCCGTGAATGCGCGCATCACCCCGGACGAGAAGTCCGTCCTCTTCCTGCGCTCGTCCCCCACGTCCAACGTGCGGATGCTCTACGCGTTCGACGTGGCCAGCGGGCAGACGCGTGAGCTGCTCACGCCCGACGCCCTGCTCCAGGGCGCGGAGGAGACGCTGTCCCCCGAGGAGAAGGCCCGCCGCGAGCGCATGCGCATGAGCGCCCGGGGCTTCACCTCCTACAGCCTCTCCGAGGATGGGACGCGCCTCCTGGTGCCCCTCTCCGGCCGGCTCTACGTGGTGGACCGGGCGACGGGGAAGTCCACGGAGCTGAAGACGGGCCCCGGCGTCATCGACCCGCGCCTGTCGCCGGACGGCAGGCAGGTGGCGTACGTGCGTGAGCACGACGTGTACCGGGTGGACCTCGCGGCCAACCAGGAGAAGCGCGTCACGCAGGGCGGCACGGCGCAGAAGACGCACGGCCTGGCGGAGTTCGTGGCGCAGGAGGAGATGAGCCGCTTCTCCGGCTACTGGTGGAGCCCGGACGCGAAGTCCATCGCGTACGCGGAGTCCGACACGTCCGAGGTCGAGAAGCTCACCGTCGTGGACGTGATGCACCCGGAGCAGCCCGGTGCCTCCTTCCCCTATCCCCGCGCGGGCAAGGCGAACGCGAAGGTGCGCCTGGGCATCACGCCCGTCACCGGGGGCAAGACGGTGTGGGCGCAGTGGGACGCGCAGAAGTACCCGTACCTGGCCACGGTGAAGTGGGACAAGGGGGGGCCGCTGACGTTGCTCGTGCAGAACCGTCACCAGACGGAGGAGCAGCTGCTCGCGGTCGATACAGCGACGGGCAAGACGCGCGTGCTCCTCACGGAGAAGGACGCGGCGTGGATCGACCTGCATCAGGAGTTCCCGCTGTGGCTGGAGGATGGCTCCGGCTTCCTCTGGTACACCGACCGCAACGGCGCTTCGGAAGTGGAGCTGCGCAAGGCCAACGGGGAACTGGACCGCTCCGTGGTGAAGCCGGGCGCGGGCTTCCGGAGTCTCACCCACTACGTGCAGGCCGACCGGACGCTCTTCTTCACCGGCGACCCGAACCCCACCGAGAGCCACCTGTGGCGCGTGAAGCTCGGTGAGGCGCCGAGGCGGGTGGCCACGGGCACCCGCGGTCCCGCCCTGGAGTACGGGCTCGTGTCCAAGAACGGGGGCCTCGTCGTCCTCAGCAGGCAGAGCCCCAAGACCCTGCCGCGCACGCTGGTGCTCAAGGGCGACGGCATGATGGTGGGTGAACTGCCCTCCGTCGCCCAGGAGCCCCCCTTCACGCCGGACTTCGAGGTGCGACAGGTGGGCTCACGGAAGTTCTGGACCTCACTGGTGAAGCCGCGTGACTTCAAGCCCGGCCAGAAGCTGCCCGTCATCGTGGACATCTATGGCGGCCCCATCGTCACCGTGGTGCACCAGTCCATGTCCCTGCACCTGCTCGACCAGTGGATGGCGGACCAGGGCTTCCTGGTGGTGAAGGTGGACGGACGCGGTACGCCGCTGCGCACCGCGGAATGGAACCGCGCGGTGAAGCACGACTTCGCCACCATCACCCTGGACGACCAGATTGAAGCCGTGCAGGCGCTGGCGAAGGAGGTGCCGGAGATGGACCTCTCCCGCGTGGGCATCTTTGGCTGGAGCTTTGGCGGCTACATGGCGGCCCTGGCCGTGATGAAGCGCCCGGACTTCTTCAAGGCCGGCGTCGCGGGCGCGCCGGTGACGGACTGGCGCGACTACGACACGCACGCGACCGAACGCTGTCTGGGGCTGCCGGAAGAAAACCCCCAGGCCTACGAGGTCAGCAGCCTGCTGACGTACGCGAAGAAAGAAGGGCCCATCGGCGCGCTGCTGGTGATTCACGGCACCGCGGACGACAACGTGTACTTCTTCCACGCGCTGAAGCTCTCGGATGCCCTCTTCCGCGCGGGCAAGCCGCACCAGCTGCTGCCCCTGTCCGGCCTCACGCACATGGTGGCGGACCCGCTCGTCACGGAGCGTCAGTACGAACGCGTCATCTCCCACTTCCAGCAGAACCTGAAGTAG